Proteins found in one Fulvitalea axinellae genomic segment:
- a CDS encoding restriction endonuclease subunit S yields MSKEWREVRLGEIADFINGDRGKNYPSPLDRVENGIPFINTGHIDSTGWLSHERMDYISREKYDKLGSGKVRKGDIVYCLRGSTIGKTARNRYNEGAIASSLIIIRAKENINQDFLYYFLISPFGQSLARINDNGSAQPNLSGKVLSQYPLKISDFHTQKAIAKILGDLDDKIELNRQMNQTLEEMAQTLFQSWFVDFDPVMDKALEAGHEIPEALQAKAEKRKAVLARPDRAQLPDEIMAYFPDQFEYNEALGKWIPMGWEDSTFGNEFNVTMGQSPPGSTYNEEEKGVPFFQGKTDFQFRFPKNRIYCTSPKRLAQKNDTLISVRAPVGSSNLAKSDCSIGRGLSAVRHKFDSISYTYYAVLELQKIFDVFEGEGTVFGSINH; encoded by the coding sequence ATGAGTAAGGAATGGAGAGAGGTGCGATTAGGTGAGATTGCTGATTTTATAAATGGTGATAGAGGTAAAAATTATCCTAGTCCGTTGGATAGGGTTGAAAATGGAATCCCATTTATAAATACTGGACATATTGATTCAACAGGTTGGTTGAGTCATGAACGAATGGATTATATAAGCCGGGAAAAGTATGATAAGCTAGGATCAGGGAAAGTTAGGAAAGGAGATATTGTTTATTGCTTACGTGGTTCAACAATAGGAAAAACAGCACGAAATAGATACAATGAAGGAGCTATTGCTTCTTCATTAATAATTATTCGAGCAAAGGAAAATATTAATCAAGATTTTCTTTACTATTTCTTAATTAGTCCTTTTGGACAAAGTCTAGCTAGAATAAATGATAATGGCTCTGCTCAACCAAATCTTTCGGGTAAAGTATTATCTCAATACCCATTAAAAATATCAGATTTTCATACACAAAAAGCTATCGCAAAAATCCTAGGTGATCTCGACGACAAAATAGAACTCAACCGCCAGATGAACCAAACGCTGGAAGAAATGGCCCAGACGCTGTTCCAGTCCTGGTTTGTGGATTTTGATCCGGTGATGGACAAGGCGCTGGAAGCGGGACATGAAATCCCCGAAGCCCTCCAAGCCAAAGCGGAAAAGCGCAAAGCCGTTCTCGCCCGTCCCGACCGTGCGCAATTGCCAGACGAAATCATGGCGTATTTTCCCGACCAGTTCGAGTACAACGAGGCCTTAGGGAAATGGATTCCGATGGGGTGGGAGGATTCTACTTTTGGAAATGAGTTTAATGTAACGATGGGGCAATCACCTCCTGGGAGTACTTATAATGAAGAAGAAAAAGGTGTTCCTTTTTTTCAAGGTAAAACAGATTTTCAATTTCGATTTCCAAAGAATAGAATTTATTGCACATCACCAAAAAGATTAGCACAAAAGAATGACACATTAATTAGCGTAAGAGCACCTGTCGGAAGCTCTAACTTGGCAAAATCAGATTGTTCAATTGGTCGTGGTCTTTCTGCAGTTAGACATAAATTTGATTCAATTTCTTATACTTATTATGCTGTTTTAGAACTGCAAAAAATATTTGATGTCTTTGAAGGAGAAGGAACTGTTTTCGGAAGTATTAATCACTGA
- a CDS encoding glycoside hydrolase family 172 protein, with product MRNFLSATALLLLSGFAFAKGPKLTFEEVVRRYVDMKQLATLPAEGEKSYMISSYDRRSEYDKKTGQYVNWSANKDGDGYVRKEGEATVLAHIKGTGFVNRIWSALPKDGALTLIVDGKEVVSMPAKHWFDGKHAPFNYPGFVYTSAKGKNNYVPICFQKELIIKAEKDWGKFYQINYTLLPKGSKVPAFKGSFGPKEHQALQEIETMMASVAEKTPFANPDSKTESNTFKFGSEESKEIFSATGSKAVTRLVVDILKNNYVDDLTRNFDIEIYWDGAQTPSVKCPLGAFFGATEHDWNQLSQFEAVPLGISGTRMYSNWYMPFGKSAKIILTNKSQRAISLKTAVTTAPNTETPKGYFHVLWEPDLKQIEQQRWPDRQLLDLKGQGRFCGMTLTVYNPISGMENGHKLPSMSAQWWWGEGDEKFYVDGEKFPSTFGTGTEDYFGYAWGWPVEFSKPFHSQTYTTAKNLSEKDAPHFVKNGNRLVSLNRFQVMENVPFTKSFFATMEQYYPDNRPIKYHAAMYYYIDRP from the coding sequence ATGAGGAATTTTTTATCGGCCACCGCTCTTTTGCTATTAAGCGGTTTTGCTTTTGCGAAGGGGCCGAAATTAACATTTGAGGAAGTAGTGCGACGCTACGTGGATATGAAGCAACTGGCTACTTTGCCAGCGGAAGGGGAGAAGAGTTATATGATATCCAGCTACGACCGTCGTAGCGAATACGATAAGAAAACCGGCCAATACGTCAATTGGAGCGCCAACAAAGACGGCGACGGATATGTGCGCAAAGAAGGCGAAGCTACGGTATTAGCGCATATCAAAGGCACGGGCTTCGTAAACAGAATCTGGTCGGCCTTGCCGAAAGACGGTGCGCTTACGCTGATAGTGGACGGAAAAGAAGTGGTGTCAATGCCGGCCAAACATTGGTTTGACGGCAAACACGCTCCGTTTAACTATCCGGGCTTTGTATATACCAGTGCCAAAGGCAAGAACAACTACGTTCCGATTTGCTTCCAGAAAGAATTGATCATCAAAGCGGAAAAAGACTGGGGAAAATTCTACCAGATAAATTACACGCTCCTACCAAAAGGCAGTAAAGTTCCGGCATTCAAAGGTTCGTTCGGACCGAAAGAGCATCAAGCTTTACAAGAAATCGAAACCATGATGGCTTCGGTGGCGGAAAAGACGCCATTTGCCAATCCGGATTCGAAAACGGAAAGCAACACGTTTAAGTTCGGGTCGGAGGAATCCAAGGAAATCTTCTCGGCTACTGGCTCCAAAGCCGTTACAAGACTGGTAGTCGATATTCTGAAAAACAATTACGTGGACGATCTGACCCGAAATTTCGATATCGAAATCTATTGGGACGGAGCACAGACTCCTTCGGTAAAATGTCCTCTGGGAGCTTTCTTCGGCGCTACGGAGCATGACTGGAACCAGCTGAGCCAATTCGAGGCCGTTCCGCTCGGGATATCGGGCACTAGGATGTACTCCAACTGGTATATGCCTTTCGGCAAAAGCGCCAAAATTATCCTCACCAACAAAAGCCAGCGGGCGATAAGCCTGAAAACCGCCGTTACCACGGCCCCGAACACCGAAACACCAAAAGGTTATTTCCACGTACTTTGGGAGCCTGACCTGAAGCAGATCGAACAGCAAAGATGGCCCGACCGCCAGCTTCTGGATTTGAAAGGCCAAGGACGCTTCTGCGGTATGACGCTTACCGTCTACAACCCGATCAGCGGTATGGAAAACGGCCATAAACTGCCGTCCATGTCCGCCCAATGGTGGTGGGGCGAAGGCGATGAGAAATTCTACGTCGACGGCGAGAAGTTTCCTTCAACGTTCGGCACGGGAACCGAGGATTATTTCGGCTACGCTTGGGGCTGGCCGGTGGAATTCAGCAAGCCGTTTCATAGCCAAACCTACACCACGGCCAAAAATCTTTCGGAAAAAGACGCTCCACATTTCGTGAAAAACGGCAACAGACTCGTAAGCCTCAACCGCTTCCAAGTGATGGAAAACGTGCCTTTCACCAAGTCATTCTTCGCCACAATGGAGCAGTATTATCCAGATAATCGCCCGATTAAGTATCACGCCGCCATGTATTATTATATTGACCGGCCTTAG
- a CDS encoding IS5 family transposase — translation MIKTSSSQLSIEGFLDPEIGRLNPENRWVKLANSIPWAELGLVYESKMSTGKGSPCKPARLVIGALIVKHKLNVSDAEAIEQIKENPYLQYFVGLGSFTTEKAFDPSLFTTVRKRLGYGDFNRMSSLLQHEGIRIAEGDRDEGSKDGHSGDAEDDKRVVSCDATVAPQEIPYPTDLGLLATARVQSEKIIDLLWPVARDSGLSKKPRTYRDKAHREYVGATRKKRKGAEFWRVCARRQLNYLERNLRHIDSLIEANKGVIRLKSRFLKILMVLHEIARQQSLMLETGANRVDGRIVNVFQPHVRPIVRGKNGSDTEFGAKLSVSLHEGYSYLDKAQWDAYYEGDAEVIRGHIDSFGERNPEMKLGKFVGDKIYGNRNARQTMSGAGVEFVGSPLGRPPSSPEKIRERKENRTLHQRHRSRAEGKFGEVKRGHGLDKIQARRADTSLSWIACIFFVANLKRFQSEIFFDLVFLSWKYGIWLQDGEKKQEKTVWQNILAG, via the coding sequence ATGATCAAGACAAGTTCCTCGCAATTGAGTATAGAAGGTTTTTTGGACCCGGAAATAGGGCGCCTTAACCCGGAAAACAGATGGGTGAAGTTGGCCAACTCCATCCCCTGGGCGGAATTGGGTTTGGTCTACGAATCGAAAATGTCGACGGGCAAGGGCAGTCCGTGCAAACCGGCCCGGCTGGTCATCGGCGCGCTGATCGTGAAGCATAAGCTGAACGTTTCGGACGCCGAGGCGATAGAACAAATCAAAGAAAATCCGTATCTCCAGTATTTCGTGGGACTCGGCTCGTTCACCACGGAAAAGGCCTTTGACCCTTCGCTGTTCACGACGGTCCGCAAGCGGCTCGGGTACGGGGATTTTAACAGGATGAGTTCGCTTTTGCAACACGAGGGGATCCGTATTGCGGAGGGCGATCGGGATGAAGGGTCCAAAGACGGGCATTCCGGGGACGCCGAAGATGACAAGCGGGTTGTCTCCTGCGACGCGACGGTGGCGCCGCAAGAGATTCCATACCCCACGGACCTTGGGCTGTTGGCTACGGCGAGGGTGCAGTCGGAGAAAATCATCGACCTCCTTTGGCCCGTCGCCAGGGATTCCGGTTTATCCAAAAAGCCCCGGACTTACCGGGATAAAGCCCATAGGGAATATGTCGGGGCGACGAGAAAAAAGAGGAAAGGAGCCGAATTCTGGCGCGTGTGCGCACGCCGACAGCTGAATTATCTGGAACGGAACCTACGGCATATCGACAGCCTCATAGAGGCCAACAAGGGCGTTATACGCCTAAAAAGCAGGTTTTTGAAGATTCTGATGGTGCTTCACGAAATCGCCAGGCAACAGTCGCTCATGCTGGAGACCGGTGCCAACAGGGTGGACGGCCGCATCGTGAACGTCTTCCAGCCCCATGTCCGGCCGATAGTCCGGGGCAAAAACGGAAGCGACACCGAGTTCGGCGCCAAATTGTCCGTAAGCCTTCACGAAGGCTATTCCTATCTGGACAAGGCGCAATGGGACGCTTACTACGAGGGTGACGCGGAAGTGATCCGCGGGCACATCGACAGTTTCGGGGAGAGAAACCCGGAAATGAAGCTCGGCAAATTCGTCGGGGACAAGATTTACGGAAACAGGAACGCCCGGCAGACCATGTCCGGCGCGGGTGTGGAATTCGTGGGCTCCCCGTTGGGAAGGCCTCCCTCAAGTCCCGAAAAAATCAGGGAACGCAAGGAAAACCGGACGCTTCACCAACGGCACCGGAGCAGGGCGGAAGGAAAATTCGGGGAAGTGAAACGGGGACACGGATTGGACAAAATACAGGCAAGGAGAGCGGACACTTCGCTTTCATGGATCGCCTGCATTTTCTTCGTGGCCAACTTGAAAAGATTTCAGAGCGAAATCTTTTTTGACCTTGTTTTCTTGAGCTGGAAATACGGGATATGGCTTCAAGACGGCGAAAAGAAACAGGAAAAGACTGTCTGGCAAAATATCCTAGCTGGGTAG